From a single Nicotiana tabacum cultivar K326 chromosome 8, ASM71507v2, whole genome shotgun sequence genomic region:
- the LOC142162689 gene encoding uncharacterized protein LOC142162689, whose translation MGENGENTCEVEQAPSLKPRSVEHNEEMGTKIQREEEAYRLFAGYEEKPTKTEVFGWYLYGMCSYFIHTVLIPIVFPLILSQTVSWPSQPQQRLVKNSRGLECRQREFQLYEMLTNHKMKLFSVEFSALEWTSVSWLIGLILAAPILGILSIHLDYGRKQQLISAAVTAVGAVFCLPAGFFKTRWIFPPYIAAVVAANTIAGACHARHLGLMVRGLVGSPIRKSQFPDRRAVASWLSLHSTAAGCLGAGIISAFTYHMLGKSHDSFTSLWVVAIFSGLIWFIGIVHIISTNRPGPNADVPSNSVPKTHVISIFEYPHAAGSLAGVFLSSFTTMCIFTGGMLYSIGDLCITPVNILYIWLTYFIFPLISLPLAHPLQLVMRADAVKMQLLGFILSTVVSGFGFYYHHQNWNKVHILIFAAVQSTATGILHAFGRVLWLDCSPAGKEGAFSVWFSWMRALGTCAGFALASVFPGQISKSFGIAFCAAILGKIILIFGNISNFAGAKAAGHVREHSEKGSPMAALGSGVEMKIPLSAEAQEEVRVQL comes from the exons ATGGGAGAAAATGGAGAAAACACTTGTGAGGTGGAACAGGCACCAAGTTTGAAGCCAAGATCAGTGGAACACAACGAAGAGATGGGTACGAAAATTCAAAGGGAAGAGGAGGCCTATAGATTGTTTGCAGGATATGAAGAGAAGCCAACAAAAACTGAAGTATTTGGTTGGTATTTATATGGGATGTGCTCCTATTTTATTCATACAGTTCTGATTCCCATTGTTTTTCCGCTCATTCTGAGCCAAACTGTGTCCTGGCCATCACAGCCTCAACAACGTCTTGTTAAGAATTCCAGGGGTCTCGAGTGCAGACAGAGGGAGTTTCAACT GTATGAAATGTTAACAAATCATAAAATGAAGCTGTTCAGTGTTGAATTTTCAGCACTGGAGTGGACTTCAGTTTCTTGGTTAATAGGCCTAATTCTGGCCGCACCAATTCTTGGTATTCTTTCCATCCACCTAGACTATGGCCGGAAACAACAGCTCATTTCTGCTGCAGTAACCGCTGTTGGAGCTGTCTTCTGCCTTCCTGCTGGATTTTTCAAGACTAGATGGATCTTTCCACCTTATATCGCAGCTGTTGTTGCAGCCAACACTATAGCTGGAGCTTGCCATGCCCGTCACCTTGGCCTAATGGTTCGCGGACTTGTTGGTTCGCCTATACGTAAAAGCCAGTTTCCGGATAGAAGAGCTGTGGCTAGTTGGCTTTCTCTTCATTCTACTGCTGCTGGCTGCTTAGGAGCTGGCATCATCTCTGCTTTTACTTATCATATGCTCGGGAAATCTCATGATAGCTTCACTAGCTTGTGGGTTGTTGCAATTTTTAGTGGTCTAATATGGTTTATCGGAATTGTTCATATTATAAGCACGAATAGACCGGGTCCAAATGCAGATGTTCCCTCAAATTCTGTCCCGAAAACTCATGTTATTTCCATTTTCGAGTACCCTCATGCAGCTGGAAGCCTTGCTGGAGTATTCCTTTCATCTTTCACAACAATGTGCATTTTCACAGGAGGGATGCTTTACTCAATTGGAGACCTGTGTATTACACCAGTGAACATTTTATACATTTGGCTGACCTATTTCATATTCCCATTGATTTCTCTTCCATTGGCTCATCCGCTGCAGTTAGTAATGAGGGCAGATGCTGTGAAAATGCAGCTTCTTGGTTTCATATTATCAACAGTTGTATCGGGATTCGGATTCTATTATCACCATCAGAATTGGAATAAGGTTCATATACTTATTTTTGCTGCAGTTCAAAGTACAGCAACAGGGATTTTACATGCATTTGGAAGAGTCCTTTGGTTGGATTGCTCACCAGCAGGAAAAGAAGGTGCTTTCTCAGTTTGGTTCTCATGGATGAGAGCTTTAGGTACTTGTGCTGGTTTTGCACTTGCATCAGTTTTCCCTGGACAAATCAGCAAGTCATTTGGGATAGCATTTTGTGCTGCAATTCTTGGGAAAATAATCCTCATATTTGGGAATATCAGTAACTTTGCAGGAGCTAAAGCAGCTGGACATGTGAGAGAGCATAGTGAAAAGGGTTCACCAATGGCTGCCTTGGGTAGTGGTGTTGAAATGAAGATACCTTTGTCCGCAGAAGCCCAAGAAGAAGTGAGAGTTCAGCTCTAG
- the LOC142163069 gene encoding mitogen-activated protein kinase kinase kinase 20-like, producing MDKMAEALWKRVRTLGRGGFGVVSLASTSSIQPAALERLPPLIAVKSCVLDRSGSLQEERAFLRMFEYSPYVIHCFRVNITQEDGVTLYNLLLEYASGGSLADRLHNYNSGKGLSEFEVTKHTRNIVLGLVHIHSRGVIHCDIKPDNILLAGSDETAKIADFGLSMTLEQGRAENQGLKGTERYMAPESVADEKYGTEVDIWALGCTVYELMTGTPLWESDEDSQDSGVLYRIEFEEPMFQNAKLSNEAQDFLKRCLVKNPTSRWTAEMLLNHPFLNSSKVADNIQPATKTTKKLGGYKIILRRPQQKIAFKTQPHNRDLIVEH from the exons ATGGATA AAATGGCTGAAGCCTTGTGGAAGAGAGTGAGGACGCTGGGTAGAGGTGGGTTTGGGGTTGTTTCTTTAGCTTCCACGTCCAGTATTCAACCTGCCGCGTTAGAGCGTCTTCCACCTCTCATTGCAGTTAAATCTTGCGTACTCGATCGTTCTGGATCCTTGCAAGAAGAAAGGGCATTCCTCCGCATGTTTGAATACTCGCCTTACGTAATTCACTGTTTCAGAGTTAATATTACACAAGAAGATGGCGTCACCCTTTACAACTTACTGCTCGAATATGCCTCCGGAGGAAGCTTAGCCGATCGTCTTCACAACTACAACTCAGGGAAAGGACTGTCAGAGTTTGAAGTTACAAAACACACGAGGAATATTGTTTTAGGGCTCGTTCACATACACAGCAGAGGAGTTATTCATTGCGACATCAAGCCCGATAACATTCTTCTTGCGGGCTCTGATGAAACAGCCAAGATCGCAGATTTCGGGCTCTCTATGACTTTGGAACAGGGCAGGGCAGAAAATCAGGGACTAAAGGGAACTGAAAGGTATATGGCACCAGAATCCGTGGCTGACGAAAAGTACGGAACAGAAGTTGATATATGGGCTCTCGGTTGCACTGTCTACGAGTTGATGACGGGGACACCGCTGTGGGAATCAGATGAAGATAGCCAAGATTCGGGTGTTTTATACAGAATCGAGTTTGAGGAACCAATGTTTCAGAATGCAAAGTTGTCGAATGAAGCACAAGATTTTTTGAAGAGATGTCTAGTCAAGAATCCCACTTCACGTTGGACAGCCGAGATGCTATTGAATCATCCGTTTCTGAATTCATCCAAAGTAGCAGACAATATCCAGCCTGCAACAAAGACAACTAAGAAGCTAGGTGGTTACAAGATCATTTTACGCAGACCGCAGCAAAAGATAGCATTCAAGACACAACCACATAACCGTGATCTGATAGTAGAACATTGA
- the LOC142163070 gene encoding endoglucanase 16-like, translating into MDDILGKNPRGKSYMVSFGNKPPTQAHYRGACVPKMSPDKLVDRSMSFIYWYNAENSNPNELTGAIVGGPDRYDNFEDRCSTSSAMTEPTTYTNSLAIGVLAKLAKHHAQS; encoded by the coding sequence ATGGACGATATACTAGGCAAAAACCCAAGAGGAAAATCATACATGGTTAGTTTTGGGAACAAACCTCCAACTCAAGCTCATTACAGAGGTGCCTGTGTCCCGAAAATGTCTCCAGACAAACTGGTGGACCGCTCCATGAGTTTCATATACTGGTACAATGCAGAAAACTCCAATCCTAATGAGCTAACAGGTGCCATTGTTGGTGGTCCTGATCGATACGATAACTTTGAAGATCGTTGTTCAACTTCTTCAGCCATGACTGAGCCGACAACATATACAAATTCTTTGGCCATTGGTGTCCTTGCAAAGCTCGCGAAGCACCATGCCCAGTCTTGA
- the LOC107825620 gene encoding bifunctional pinoresinol-lariciresinol reductase 2-like, whose amino-acid sequence MKKSKVLIVGGTGYLGKRLVKASLANGNETYILHRPEIGVDIEKVELLISFKMQGAHLVSASFNDHRSLVDAVKLVDVVICAISGVHIRSHHILLQLKLVDAIKEAGNIKRFLPSEFGTDPARMENGMEPGRVTFDDKMVVRKAIEEAPIPYTYVSANCFAGYFLGGLYQIGHILPSTDSVVFLGDGNQKAICVDEDDIATYTIKSIDDSRTLNKTVYLRPPKNILSQREVVHIWEKLIGKELKKSTLTKEEFLAPMKELEYAEQVGMCHYYHVCYEGCLVNFEIGEGGVEASKLYPEVNYTTTQDYLKRYAQVYKHHVL is encoded by the exons ATGAAAAAAAGCAAAGTGTTGATTGTAGGAGGAACAGGGTACCTTGGGAAGAGATTAGTGAAAGCTAGTTTAGCAAATGGTAATGAAACCTACATTTTGCATCGTCCAGAAATTGGAGTTGATATTGAGAAAGTTGAATTGCTTATTTCTTTTAAGATGCAAGGAGCTCATCTTGTTTCTGCTTCTTTTAACGATCATCGGAGCCTCGTCGACGCCGTTAAACTCGTCGATGTTGTCATCTGTGCAATCTCCGGCGTCCACATTCGTAGCCATCATATCTTACTTCAGCTCAAGCTTGTGGATGCCATCAAAGAAGCTGGAAATATCaag AGATTTTTGCCATCTGAGTTTGGAACGGATCCAGCAAGAATGGAAAATGGAATGGAGCCAGGTAGAGTGACATTTGATGATAAAATGGTGGTGAGAAAAGCCATAGAAGAAGCTCCCATTCCTTACACTTACGTCTCTGCTAACTGCTTTGCTGGTTACTTCCTCGGCGGTCTTTATCAAATTGGCCACATTCTTCCTTCTACTGATTCTGTTGTTTTTCTCGGAGATGGCAACCAGAAAG CAATTTGTGTGGACGAAGATGATATAGCAACATATACAATAAAGAGCATAGATGATTCAAGAACACTCAATAAGACAGTTTACCTTAGGCCTCCTAAAAACATACTTTCCCAAAGAGAGGTTGTTCATATTTGGGAAAAGCTCATTGGTAAGGAGCTTAAAAAATCAACTCTTACCAAAGAAGAATTTTTGGCTCCTATGAAGG AGCTTGAATATGCAGAACAAGTAGGAATGTGTCACTATTATCACGTTTGCTATGAAGGATGCCTTGTTAATTTTGAAATAGGAGAAGGAGGAGTAGAGGCATCCAAACTCTATCCAGAGGTTAACTACACTACAACCCAAGACTACTTGAAGCGTTACGCCCAAGTCTATAAGCATCATGTGTTGTAA